From the Coffea eugenioides isolate CCC68of chromosome 1, Ceug_1.0, whole genome shotgun sequence genome, the window AACACGCTAGTCTTTTTTTACCAACACAGACTAGCAATTGACTCAGGTTCCCCAAAAGGAGTTGTCGGTCGTTTccttcaaaatcaacaaatttCATCTGTACTGATGCAGCTTGTACTCGAGACGAAGATCTGGTCTCCACCATTGGTGAATTCCATGAGCTTGCTTAAAATCTTGACAAGGGCCGAGATTAGTCGTTACATATGCAGAAGGAAGGAGATGACACGCTTCGCTCTTATTCCCCCTAGCAGTGGATATGATACTCGCAATGGAGTTCTGTGCTGCAATCCTTCCAATTTTGCCGCCGGCAATTGTCATCATCTTCTCCCTGTGTGTAAAATACCCAATATATTCGGAGCAAATAGGATCAGATGGATTGACAAACAAGTACGGTATCCAAGCAGACAAAACACGAAATTCATCGTCCTGATGTGGCTTTTGGCTGTTGAGCTTCACCGCAGCTGCAAGCCCAGCAGTGATGACACTCACTGCAATGCGGGCGCCATGCTTCAACTTCTCATTCTTTATCTTTTCGAGTGGAAGAGAAGCGAAAGGTGGATTGAACAGGTATGTTTCAAGATGATAACCCAACTTAACCATATTCCTTCCAACAAGTAACGCTATTGCTGAGCCCAAAGAGTGACCAGCTAACCAGATATTGGCACCTCCACCTTTAGAAACAATGTTCTGAACAGCTTGCAACCCAAGGTGGAAACGGGAGCTGTGCTGAAGTTTGTTTTTCATGAACTGGAGATCCAACTTGAGATCCTGTGACCTGCTGCCTGGTTTAGTGATTGTGCCTCTGAAAGCAACCACGTACTTGGGAGGAGTTTGAGCCAAATAGTTGCAAGAGGAATGAGGTAGTCTCAGTTCATAAATGGAGCCAAAGAACGATA encodes:
- the LOC113748799 gene encoding GDSL esterase/lipase At4g10955-like, with translation MASDREIFSLSGPLKLTVIDWTNAHHRRSIAASLVQGVYILERDRQENRQSANALAPPWWEFFNFQLVHVLVDPDDLSFFGSIYELRLPHSSCNYLAQTPPKYVVAFRGTITKPGSRSQDLKLDLQFMKNKLQHSSRFHLGLQAVQNIVSKGGGANIWLAGHSLGSAIALLVGRNMVKLGYHLETYLFNPPFASLPLEKIKNEKLKHGARIAVSVITAGLAAAVKLNSQKPHQDDEFRVLSAWIPYLFVNPSDPICSEYIGYFTHREKMMTIAGGKIGRIAAQNSIASIISTARGNKSEACHLLPSAYVTTNLGPCQDFKQAHGIHQWWRPDLRLEYKLHQYR